A part of Buchnera aphidicola (Sarucallis kahawaluokalani) genomic DNA contains:
- the rpoC gene encoding DNA-directed RNA polymerase subunit beta' produces MKDVMKFIKNNNNIADFNSIKIQLASPDVIRSWSFGEVKKPETINYRTFKPERDGLFCSKIFGPIKDYECLCGKYKRLKHRGIICEKCGVEVTHTRVRRERMGHVELATPVSHIWFLKSLPSKISLLLDIPLRDIERVLYFESYIIIEEGMTDLEKKQILTEEQYLNAIEEFGDEFDARMGAEAIQILLKEIDLAEEYEKIHNQLQEGNSETKKKKLTKRIKIIESFILSENKPEWMILNVLPILPPDLRPLVPLDGGRFATSDLNDLYRRVINRNNRLKRLLELFAPDIIIRNEKRMLQEAVDALLDNGRRGKAILGSNKRPLKSLADMIKGKQGRFRQNLLGKRVDYSGRSVITVGPYLKLNQCGLPKKMALELFKPFVLGKLEKKGLAATIKTAKRMVESSNPIIWDVLDEIISTHPVLLNRAPTLHRLGIQAFNPILIDGKSIQLHPLVCSAYNADFDGDQMAVHIPLTKESQLEAQSLMMSTKNILSPANGEPVVIPSQDVVLGLYYMTRKKKYILGEGALFKSIYEVEKVYQMGSISLHTRVYVNIVEYTKSKMGTFTKQENIIYTTVGRAILWQIFPKGLPFSVLRNTLKKQSIAYIMTLCAQTLGLEATVKFADQMMYTGFKYSTLSGISVGIDDLVVPKEKKELLNIAEQEVREIQEQFQSGLVTPGEKYNKVVDIWSTANEKISQAMMKNLSIENHTTNPIKNIQQKSFNNIFMMADSGARGSAAQIRQLAGMRGLMAKPDGSIIETPITANFREGLNILQYFISTHGARKGLADTALKTANSGYLTRRLVDVSQDLVITEYDCGTRKGITLQSIIEGSDIKEPLRDRVIGRITTKNVLDPRTNKILITENTLLSDYHCHELTTHNVDSVTVRSVVHCKTNFGVCACCYGYDLSRMELVKTGEAIGVIAAQSIGEPGTQLTMRTFHIGGAASRAVSESRIEVKNTGTIRLNNAKTVKNFYGKTVIIDQKVELNIIDILGKIKESYKIPYGAILEKGDQETVNIGETLATWDPHTTPIITEISGYVKFIDMIPGQSIIQQNDELTGLSSIVILDVSERTNLGKELRPTIKITKKNGDDIFIPGTEVPIQYFLPGKALIQLSDQALVNPGDIIARIPKATAGTKDITGGLPRVADLFEARYGKDLAILSEINGLVSFGKETKGKIRLIITPHNKNEKIYEVMIPKSRPISVFEGEIIKKGDIISNGIESPHDILRLKGIESVTQHIVNEVQSVYRLQGVKINDKHIEVIIKQMLRKVTITNPGQSNFLNGEQIEYSRVKIQNSKLKNIHQKPATFSRNLLGITRASLATESFISAASFQETTRVLTEAAVSGKRDNLRGLKENVIVGRLIPAGTGYIYHINRIKKKTKKKKKKKK; encoded by the coding sequence ATGAAAGACGTCATGAAGTTCATAAAAAATAATAATAATATTGCAGATTTCAATTCTATTAAAATTCAACTCGCATCTCCAGACGTCATTCGATCTTGGTCGTTTGGAGAAGTAAAAAAACCAGAAACTATTAATTATCGTACCTTCAAACCTGAACGTGACGGATTATTTTGTTCAAAAATCTTTGGACCAATTAAAGATTATGAATGCTTATGTGGAAAATATAAACGACTTAAACATCGTGGTATTATATGTGAAAAATGTGGTGTGGAAGTAACTCATACTAGAGTACGACGTGAACGTATGGGACATGTTGAACTTGCTACACCTGTATCTCATATCTGGTTTTTAAAATCACTACCATCAAAAATAAGTTTGCTACTAGACATCCCGTTACGTGATATAGAGCGAGTACTATATTTTGAATCTTATATCATCATAGAAGAAGGAATGACGGATCTTGAGAAAAAACAAATATTAACAGAAGAACAATATTTGAATGCTATAGAAGAGTTTGGTGATGAATTCGATGCTAGAATGGGAGCAGAAGCAATCCAAATCTTATTAAAAGAAATTGATTTAGCTGAAGAATATGAAAAAATACACAATCAATTACAAGAAGGCAACTCAGAAACAAAAAAGAAAAAACTAACAAAACGAATAAAAATAATAGAATCATTTATTCTATCAGAAAATAAACCAGAATGGATGATTTTAAATGTATTACCAATTTTACCACCAGATTTAAGACCCTTAGTACCATTAGATGGAGGACGTTTTGCTACATCAGATTTAAATGATTTATATCGTAGAGTAATAAATAGAAATAATCGATTGAAAAGATTGTTAGAACTATTTGCACCAGATATTATTATCCGTAATGAAAAAAGAATGTTGCAAGAAGCAGTAGATGCATTATTAGATAATGGAAGACGAGGTAAAGCAATTTTAGGATCCAATAAAAGACCATTAAAATCATTAGCTGATATGATTAAAGGGAAACAAGGTCGATTCAGACAAAATCTCTTAGGAAAAAGAGTAGATTATTCTGGACGTTCTGTTATTACAGTAGGACCATACTTGAAATTAAATCAATGCGGTTTACCAAAAAAAATGGCATTAGAATTATTTAAACCATTCGTTTTAGGAAAATTAGAAAAAAAAGGATTAGCTGCAACTATTAAGACTGCTAAAAGAATGGTTGAATCTTCTAATCCAATTATATGGGATGTGTTAGACGAAATAATTAGTACACACCCAGTATTATTAAATCGCGCACCCACATTACACAGATTAGGTATACAGGCATTTAATCCCATCCTTATAGATGGAAAATCTATACAATTACATCCTTTAGTGTGTTCTGCGTACAACGCAGATTTTGATGGTGATCAAATGGCTGTACACATACCATTAACAAAAGAATCACAACTAGAAGCACAGTCTTTAATGATGTCAACAAAAAATATTCTTTCTCCAGCTAACGGAGAACCAGTAGTCATACCATCACAGGATGTTGTGCTGGGACTATACTATATGACAAGAAAGAAAAAATATATTCTAGGTGAAGGAGCTTTATTTAAAAGTATATACGAAGTAGAAAAAGTATACCAAATGGGTTCAATTTCCTTACATACAAGAGTATATGTCAATATTGTAGAATATACTAAAAGTAAAATGGGTACTTTTACTAAACAAGAAAACATAATATATACTACAGTCGGAAGAGCAATTTTATGGCAAATTTTTCCTAAAGGTTTACCATTTAGCGTATTACGTAATACATTAAAAAAACAATCTATTGCATATATTATGACATTATGTGCACAAACATTAGGTTTAGAGGCAACAGTAAAATTCGCAGATCAAATGATGTATACTGGTTTTAAATATTCTACGTTATCTGGAATTTCAGTTGGTATTGATGATTTAGTTGTACCTAAAGAAAAGAAAGAATTGCTAAACATAGCAGAACAAGAAGTACGGGAAATACAAGAACAATTTCAATCAGGTTTAGTGACTCCAGGTGAAAAATATAACAAAGTAGTTGATATATGGTCTACTGCTAATGAAAAAATATCTCAAGCCATGATGAAAAATTTATCTATTGAAAACCATACAACAAACCCAATAAAAAATATACAACAAAAATCTTTTAATAATATTTTTATGATGGCTGATTCTGGAGCTAGAGGATCTGCAGCACAAATCAGACAATTGGCAGGCATGAGAGGTTTAATGGCTAAACCAGATGGTTCTATTATTGAAACACCTATTACAGCAAACTTCAGAGAAGGATTAAACATATTACAATATTTTATTTCTACTCATGGAGCAAGAAAAGGATTGGCTGATACTGCTTTAAAAACTGCAAATTCTGGGTATCTAACACGTAGATTAGTTGATGTTTCACAAGATCTAGTAATTACAGAATATGATTGTGGTACTAGAAAGGGTATTACATTACAATCTATTATTGAAGGAAGTGATATAAAAGAACCATTACGTGACAGAGTAATAGGACGTATCACAACAAAAAACGTTCTTGATCCAAGAACAAATAAAATACTAATTACAGAAAATACACTACTTAGTGATTATCACTGTCATGAATTAACTACACACAATGTTGATTCTGTCACTGTAAGATCAGTAGTACACTGTAAAACAAATTTTGGAGTATGTGCATGTTGCTATGGTTATGATTTATCTCGTATGGAATTAGTAAAAACGGGTGAAGCTATTGGTGTAATAGCAGCACAATCTATTGGTGAACCAGGTACTCAGTTAACAATGCGTACATTTCATATTGGAGGTGCAGCATCTCGAGCTGTATCGGAATCACGTATTGAAGTTAAAAATACAGGTACTATTCGATTAAATAATGCTAAAACAGTAAAAAATTTTTATGGAAAAACTGTTATTATTGACCAAAAAGTTGAACTTAACATAATTGACATATTAGGAAAAATTAAAGAAAGTTATAAAATACCTTATGGAGCTATTCTAGAGAAAGGAGATCAAGAAACAGTAAATATTGGTGAAACATTAGCAACTTGGGATCCACATACTACACCAATTATAACTGAAATTTCTGGATACGTCAAATTTATAGATATGATTCCAGGACAAAGTATTATTCAACAAAATGATGAATTAACTGGTTTATCTTCTATAGTAATATTAGATGTATCAGAACGTACTAATCTAGGGAAAGAATTGCGACCAACTATAAAAATTACCAAAAAAAATGGAGATGATATTTTTATACCAGGTACAGAAGTACCAATACAATATTTTTTACCTGGCAAAGCATTAATACAATTAAGTGACCAGGCATTAGTAAATCCTGGAGATATTATTGCAAGAATCCCTAAAGCAACAGCAGGAACAAAAGATATTACAGGAGGTTTGCCTCGTGTAGCAGATTTATTTGAAGCACGATACGGAAAAGATTTAGCAATTCTATCTGAAATCAATGGATTGGTCTCATTCGGAAAAGAAACAAAAGGGAAAATAAGACTAATAATTACACCACACAATAAAAATGAAAAAATATACGAAGTAATGATTCCTAAATCTCGACCTATAAGTGTATTTGAAGGAGAAATAATTAAAAAAGGAGACATTATTTCCAATGGTATTGAATCTCCTCATGATATCCTTCGATTAAAAGGCATAGAAAGTGTAACACAGCATATAGTCAACGAAGTACAATCAGTATATCGACTACAAGGAGTAAAAATTAACGATAAACATATTGAAGTTATTATAAAACAGATGTTAAGAAAAGTAACTATTACAAATCCAGGACAATCTAATTTTTTAAATGGAGAACAAATAGAATATTCACGAGTAAAAATACAAAATAGTAAATTAAAAAACATACACCAAAAACCAGCTACTTTTTCAAGAAATTTACTTGGAATAACTAGGGCATCGCTAGCAACAGAATCTTTTATATCTGCAGCATCATTCCAAGAAACAACTCGAGTATTAACTGAAGCAGCTGTATCAGGAAAACGTGATAATTTACGCGGACTAAAAGAAAATGTTATTGTAGGAAGATTAATTCCTGCAGGTACAGGATATATATATCATATTAATCGAATAAAAAAAAAAACTAAAAAAAAAAAAAAAAAAAAAAAATAA
- a CDS encoding TIGR00645 family protein — MEEMIEKMIYASRWLMFPVYIGLSFGFILLTLKFFQQIISVIPEILIMSESGLVLVVLSLIDISLVGGLLVMVMFSGYENFISKMDIHDSEKRLSWMGTMDVNSIKNKVASSIVAISSVHLLRLFMEAEKILDDKIMWCVIIHLTFVLSAFGMSYIDKMTKKNI; from the coding sequence ATGGAAGAAATGATTGAAAAAATGATATATGCATCTCGTTGGTTAATGTTTCCTGTATATATTGGATTATCTTTCGGTTTTATATTATTAACACTTAAGTTTTTTCAGCAAATAATTTCAGTTATACCAGAAATTTTAATTATGTCAGAATCTGGATTAGTATTGGTTGTTTTATCATTAATTGATATATCTCTAGTTGGTGGGTTATTAGTTATGGTTATGTTTTCAGGATATGAAAATTTTATTTCCAAAATGGATATTCATGATAGTGAAAAACGATTGAGTTGGATGGGAACGATGGATGTGAATTCTATTAAAAATAAAGTTGCATCTTCTATAGTAGCAATCTCTTCTGTACATTTATTGCGATTATTTATGGAAGCAGAAAAAATTTTAGATGATAAAATTATGTGGTGTGTTATTATTCATTTAACATTTGTATTATCTGCTTTTGGTATGTCATATATTGATAAAATGACAAAAAAAAATATT
- the metE gene encoding 5-methyltetrahydropteroyltriglutamate--homocysteine S-methyltransferase, producing MPIMNHILGFPRIGSQRELKQAQESYWSNQISREQLLKIGLDLRLQHWKKQKESEIDFVCVGDFSWYDHVLSTSMLLGNIPERHKNVNKCVDLDTLFYIARGIAPNRKPVAAAEMTKWFNTNYHYIVPEFVQDQTFSITWCQLFHEIDEALNYGYKVKPVILGPITYLWLGKTKGKDFNRLDLLRNLIPVYQEILSKIHEKGIDWIQIDEPILSLELSDEWLKAFELSYSFFSGNYKLLLTTFFDGIEHNLKTIVKLPVDGLHVDLVHGKYNLVELNNLVPEHWILSLGVINGRNIWKSDLKYWFNIIRTMLMVRKHVWVGASCSFLHCPVDLNSEKNISIEVKNWFSFAVQKCYEINLLTKALKSDNVSILEEWSNLLYTHNYSNQVNNPFVRSAINKIHKSDTVRSVPYVIRANLQKRKFGLPLLPTTTIGSFPQTNDIRKLRLDYKNKNINFDDYSAEIKKHIRNVISTQEELELDVLVHGEFERNDMVEYFGEHLHGFVFTDFGWVQSYGSRCVKPPIIVGDVYRSKKITTEWLQYAQSLTKKPVKAMLTGPVTILSWSFLREDLPKQIICNQIALALRDEVSDLESGGIHIIQIDEPALREGLPLKKSEWNEYLSWATKSFRITSSKVQDITQIHTHMCYCEFQDIMDAIVELDADVITIETARSDMELLRFFKKFKYPNEIGPGVYDIHSPNIPTISEIESLLSEAIKYIPIDRLWVNPDCGLKTRNWEETKLALKNMVIATKNMRKKNNS from the coding sequence ATGCCCATTATGAATCATATTTTAGGATTTCCCAGAATAGGTTCTCAGCGGGAATTAAAACAAGCTCAAGAAAGTTACTGGTCTAATCAAATTTCACGAGAACAACTGTTAAAGATAGGTTTAGATTTACGGTTACAGCATTGGAAAAAACAAAAAGAATCAGAGATTGATTTTGTATGTGTAGGTGATTTTTCCTGGTACGACCATGTTTTGTCAACAAGTATGTTATTAGGGAATATTCCAGAAAGACATAAAAATGTCAATAAATGTGTAGATTTAGATACATTATTTTATATTGCTCGGGGAATAGCACCTAACAGAAAGCCAGTTGCAGCTGCTGAAATGACTAAATGGTTTAATACAAATTATCACTATATAGTGCCCGAGTTTGTTCAAGATCAAACATTTAGCATAACATGGTGTCAATTGTTTCATGAAATTGATGAAGCTTTAAACTACGGATATAAAGTAAAACCGGTGATTTTAGGACCAATAACATATTTATGGCTAGGTAAAACTAAAGGTAAAGATTTCAATCGTTTAGATCTATTAAGAAATTTAATACCAGTATATCAAGAAATACTTTCTAAAATACACGAAAAAGGTATTGATTGGATACAAATTGATGAACCTATTTTATCATTAGAACTTTCTGATGAATGGTTAAAAGCATTTGAATTATCTTATTCATTTTTTTCAGGTAATTATAAATTATTATTAACCACATTTTTCGATGGTATAGAACATAATTTAAAAACAATTGTTAAATTACCTGTTGATGGTTTACATGTTGATTTAGTACATGGTAAATATAACCTTGTTGAATTAAATAATTTAGTTCCTGAGCATTGGATATTATCATTAGGTGTAATTAATGGTCGTAATATTTGGAAATCTGATTTAAAATATTGGTTTAATATTATTCGAACAATGTTAATGGTTCGTAAGCATGTTTGGGTTGGTGCATCGTGTTCATTTTTACATTGTCCAGTTGATTTAAATTCTGAGAAAAATATTAGTATTGAGGTAAAAAATTGGTTTTCTTTTGCTGTACAAAAATGTTATGAGATAAATTTATTAACTAAAGCTTTAAAATCAGATAATGTCAGTATCTTAGAAGAGTGGAGTAATTTGTTATATACACATAATTATTCTAATCAAGTAAATAATCCATTTGTCCGATCAGCTATTAATAAAATACATAAAAGTGATACTGTACGCAGTGTACCTTACGTTATACGTGCTAATTTACAAAAAAGAAAATTTGGTCTTCCATTATTACCAACTACAACTATTGGATCATTTCCTCAAACCAATGATATTCGAAAATTACGTCTTGATTATAAAAATAAAAACATTAATTTTGACGATTATAGCGCAGAAATAAAAAAACATATTAGAAATGTTATTTCCACTCAAGAGGAATTAGAACTTGATGTATTAGTACATGGTGAATTTGAACGAAATGATATGGTTGAATATTTTGGTGAACATTTGCATGGTTTTGTATTTACAGATTTTGGTTGGGTTCAAAGTTATGGTTCTCGTTGTGTTAAACCCCCTATTATTGTTGGTGATGTATATCGGTCTAAAAAAATTACTACGGAATGGTTGCAATATGCACAATCTCTAACGAAGAAACCAGTCAAAGCTATGTTAACTGGCCCTGTTACTATTCTTTCATGGTCATTTTTAAGAGAAGATTTACCTAAACAGATTATATGTAATCAAATTGCGCTAGCTTTACGTGATGAAGTATCTGATTTAGAAAGTGGTGGTATACATATTATTCAAATTGATGAACCTGCATTACGAGAAGGTTTACCATTAAAAAAATCTGAATGGAATGAATATTTATCCTGGGCTACGAAATCATTTCGTATTACTTCTTCTAAAGTTCAAGATATTACGCAAATTCATACACATATGTGTTATTGTGAGTTTCAAGATATTATGGATGCTATTGTAGAATTAGATGCTGATGTGATTACTATTGAAACTGCTAGATCCGATATGGAATTATTAAGATTTTTTAAGAAATTCAAGTATCCTAATGAAATTGGTCCTGGAGTTTATGATATTCATTCACCAAATATTCCGACTATATCGGAGATAGAAAGTTTATTAAGTGAAGCAATAAAGTATATTCCTATAGATCGTTTATGGGTGAATCCTGATTGTGGATTAAAAACAAGAAATTGGGAAGAGACAAAATTAGCATTAAAAAACATGGTGATTGCAACAAAAAATATGCGCAAGAAAAATAATAGTTAA
- the purH gene encoding bifunctional phosphoribosylaminoimidazolecarboxamide formyltransferase/IMP cyclohydrolase, whose product MNLNNQKIQTALISVFDKNELLPVARKLFEKKIQIFSTNKTNHFLKKNQIITKNISEITQYPEILDGQIKTIHPKIFGGILGTKKNNKSTIKKYNITIIDLIIVNFYPLNTLCDSNNIDIVKNIDIGGPAMIRAAAKNYKNTIVIVDINDYQYILDMINDKKDISLSDRLKFAKKAFEYTANYDLSILNHLNNTIHDCKNKKFSLPEKIFMTYEKKQKLRYGENPHQKAALYTPNHNINQIDYINNIKQLNGSDLSYNNIYDAYTAFECVNQFSDPSCVIIKHGNPCGASSASTQELAYLNAYNTDSISAFGGIIGFNKIITQQVILTIIKKQFVELIIGPAITINALKIIQRNKKIKLIIYNNYDENKLSTIEYKTINHSLLVQETIHNISDDKSWKIVSKKKPNELEKKYAMFCWKITKFVKSNAIVYTNKYNVIAIGAGQTSRLTSVKIANLRYHENKKKFKLEDHKIIVGSDAFFPFRDSIDECKKNIQNISCIIQPGGSIRDQEVIQAVDEYQICMIFTHQRTFRH is encoded by the coding sequence ATGAATTTAAACAATCAAAAAATTCAAACCGCATTAATTAGTGTATTTGATAAAAATGAACTTCTCCCTGTTGCTAGAAAATTATTTGAAAAAAAAATACAAATATTCTCTACTAATAAAACAAATCATTTTTTAAAAAAAAATCAAATCATAACAAAAAATATATCTGAAATTACTCAATACCCAGAAATTCTTGATGGGCAAATTAAAACAATACATCCAAAAATTTTCGGAGGTATTTTAGGAACAAAAAAAAATAATAAATCAACAATAAAAAAATATAATATTACTATAATCGATTTAATTATAGTAAATTTCTACCCATTAAATACATTATGTGATTCCAATAATATAGATATTGTAAAAAATATCGATATAGGCGGGCCAGCTATGATAAGGGCAGCAGCAAAAAACTACAAAAACACCATTGTAATAGTCGATATTAATGATTATCAATATATTTTAGATATGATAAATGATAAAAAAGATATTAGCCTCTCCGATAGATTAAAATTTGCAAAAAAAGCATTTGAATATACTGCGAATTATGATTTATCAATTTTAAATCATTTAAATAATACAATACATGATTGTAAAAATAAAAAATTCAGTTTACCAGAAAAAATTTTCATGACATACGAAAAAAAACAAAAACTACGATATGGTGAAAATCCACACCAAAAAGCAGCACTATATACACCTAATCATAACATAAATCAAATAGATTACATTAACAATATCAAACAACTTAATGGATCTGATTTATCTTATAATAATATATATGATGCTTATACAGCATTTGAATGTGTAAATCAATTTTCTGATCCATCATGTGTAATTATTAAACATGGAAATCCATGTGGTGCATCAAGTGCTTCTACTCAAGAGTTAGCATATTTAAATGCATATAATACCGATTCTATTTCAGCATTTGGCGGAATTATTGGTTTTAATAAAATTATTACTCAACAAGTTATTCTAACGATTATAAAAAAACAATTTGTTGAACTAATTATTGGACCTGCGATTACTATTAATGCACTGAAAATTATTCAAAGAAATAAAAAAATTAAGTTAATTATTTATAATAATTATGATGAAAACAAATTATCTACAATAGAATATAAAACTATAAATCATAGTTTACTAGTACAAGAAACAATACATAATATCAGTGATGATAAATCATGGAAAATAGTAAGTAAAAAAAAACCTAACGAACTAGAAAAGAAATATGCTATGTTTTGTTGGAAAATTACCAAATTTGTCAAATCTAATGCTATTGTGTATACTAATAAATACAATGTTATTGCAATTGGTGCAGGACAAACCAGTCGTCTAACATCAGTAAAAATTGCAAATTTAAGATATCATGAAAATAAAAAAAAATTCAAACTCGAAGATCATAAAATTATTGTAGGATCCGATGCATTTTTTCCATTTCGTGATAGTATTGACGAATGTAAAAAAAATATTCAAAACATATCTTGCATTATTCAACCAGGTGGATCTATTCGAGATCAAGAAGTAATACAAGCAGTCGACGAATACCAAATTTGTATGATTTTTACTCATCAAAGAACATTTAGACACTAA